In one window of Drosophila mauritiana strain mau12 chromosome X, ASM438214v1, whole genome shotgun sequence DNA:
- the LOC117146967 gene encoding malonate--CoA ligase ACSF3, mitochondrial has product MLLLRRCDKLKLCALVRFCSAELIHKDGFIEKLRRSFEEEERSNLVVPSFKKAMLYPDEIAVKDINGEYTYFQLYMAAKRLAIQISNICGSAALSNVTYLCSNNALWIAIQWSCWISGQVAVPLESGQAKDQLHQQTSNCKTKLLIATKEFESLAQELSQGVKSATIILDHSFVPTAESVSSTSMYAKQLVACQGVILTESTFPNDFYSKAPAMLIYTPNAVNSPKPVMLTHRNIEAQVRCLIGSWRLGPTDCMLPILSMNRMHAALAAVLTVGGNVVLQQKFDGHNAWSALLGINSPSKQRVTLFLAMPIVYKRLIAEYEKMFAKDSRMVEYIVNHCRQKIRLMATAFALLPDSVFYRWREITGRNIYEYYGMMETGLVLGHPLNEPQREAPHNGPTSGSTAKNTAPDDHRPGTLGSPLKGITARLISNKGDELITCKNELGGSVDHGLIPVEDIGGDTSLAETIIGELQIAGFNLVSSTLASNNQDMEPGTTNNEEQNTQDGFFKTGDICAYRNGNFYFLSKSSDIFTVGGYKVYGSEIKKVLISHPNINDVAVLGIPNKMWGHRLGVICIVSPDADIDLDAIKTYCYRHLPAHKCPTVFKTLVSK; this is encoded by the exons atGCTGCTTCTTCGCCGTTGCGACAAGTTAAAGTTGTGTGCATTGGTACGCTTTTGCTCCGCCGAATTGATACATAAG GATGGCTTCATCGAGAAGCTGCGCCGCAGTTTCGAGGAAGAGGAGCGTAGTAATCTGGTGGTGCCCTCGTTCAAGAAGGCTATGCTTTATCCGGATGAGATCGCCGTGAAAGACATCAATGGGGAGTACACTTATTTCCAATTGTACATGGCCGCCAAACGTCTGGCCATTCAGATCTCAAATATATGTG GCAGCGCTGCGCTTTCGAATGTGACATACTTGTGCTCGAACAACGCCCTGTGGATAGCTATACAATGGAGCTGTTGGATCTCCGGACAAGTGGCAGTTCCACTGGAATCCGGCCAGGCGAAGGATCAACTGCATCAGCAGACATCGAACTGCAAGACCAAGCTACTGATAGCCACTAAGGAATTTGAGTCACTTGCCCAGGAATTGTCGCAGGGTGTGAAATCAGCTACCATCATATTGGATCACTCATTTGTCCCAACGGCGGAGAGTGTATCCTCGACATCGATGTATGCCAAACAACTGGTGGCGTGCCAGGGAGTTATCCTAACGGAAAGTACGTTTCCAAATGATTTCTATTCCAAGGCACCAGCCATGCTGATCTATACGCCCAATGCGGTCAATAGTCCCAAGCCAGTGATGTTGACCCACCGGAATATCGAAGCTCAGGTGCGATGTTTGATCGGCAGTTGGCGTTTGGGACCTACAGACTGTATGCTGCCAATACTATCCATGAATCGAATGCATGCCGCCTTGGCAGCAGTGCTCACTGTGGGCGGTAATGTGGTGCTGCAGCAAAAATTCGATGGTCACAATGCGTGGAGTGCTCTATTGGGCATAAATAGCCCATCCAAACAGCGGGTTACGCTCTTTTTGGCCATGCCAATTGTCTACAAGCGACTGATTGCCGAGTATGAGAAAATGTTTGCCAAGGATTCGAGAATGGTTGAGTACATTGTTAATCATTGCCGGCAGAAGATACGATTGATGGCCACAGCTTTTGCCTTGCTACCGGATTCGGTGTTCTACAGATGGCGCGAGATTACGGGTCGAAATATATACGAATACTATGGAATGATGGAAACAGGCTTGGTTTTGGGTCATCCATTGAATGAACCACAACGCGAAGCTCCACATAATGGTCCAACATCGGGTTCTACGGCCAAAAATACCGCCCCCGACGACCATCGACCGGGTACGCTGGGTTCGCCCTTGAAGGGGATCACGGCCCGATTGATCAGCAACAAGGGTGACGAGCTTATAACATGCAAAAACGAACTCGGCGGATCCGTGGATCATGGCTTAATACCGGTGGAGGATATCGGCGGAGATACATCCTTGGCGGAAACCATAATTGGTGAACTCCAAATTGCTGGTTTCAATTTGGTGTCCAGCACGTTGGCTAGCAACAATCAGGACATGGAACCGGGAACCACAAACAATGAGGAGCAGAACACCCAAGATGGTTTCTTTAAAACCGGTGACATTTGCGCCTATCGGAACGGAAACTTTTATTTTCTGAGTAAAAGCAGCGATATCTTCACCGTCGGCGGTTATAAGGTATACGGATCGGAGATCAAAAAGGTATTGATCTCACACCCTAATATCAACGATGTGGCTGTCTTAGGTATTCCCAATAAAATGTGGGGCCATCGACTTGGCGTCATATGCATTGTATCGCCGGATGCGGATATTGATTTGGATGCGATCAAGACATACTGCTATCGCCACCTACCGGCGCACAAATGCCCTACCGTTTTCAAGACCCTCGTTTCCAAGTAG
- the LOC117147103 gene encoding antigen 5 like allergen Cul n 1 — translation MSVFTVTIFVLSLVLHSLAENFCRQDLCSKGTTHIACQNVNGSFGSSCPKDATVIKLNLGDKNALTKAHNLVRQKWATGKAKIKRTACKMAKMEWNKDLEKMALLNAKTCLMRHDECHNTEKFRLSGQNLFAMGFWHTGIRKTKMNMTLSMLFEMAVQKWAGEEKDITAEDLKKTPLNPPDVIGHLTVLINEKSNAVGCGLVSYNLGEIRRYNLACNYAYTNVIGERVYEECAKAGSECPKEIDLKYPPLCAKIQ, via the exons ATGTCAGTCTTTACGGTCACTATATTCGTACTATCACTAGTTCTCCATAGTCTGGCTGAGAATTTTTGCAGGCAGGATCTCTGTTCCAAAGGAACCACCCATATAGCGTGT CAGAATGTAAACGGATCCTTTGGTAGCTCTTGTCCCAAAGATGCAACCGTGATTAAACTCAATCTTGGGGATAAAAATGCTCTGACCAAGGCCCACAACTTGGTGAGACAAAAGTGGGCTACTGGCAAGGCAAAAATTAAAAGGACCGCCtgcaaaatggccaaaatggaatggaataaGGACCTGGAAAAGATGGCACtcttaaatgccaaaacatgTCTTATGCGGCATGATGAGTGTCACAATACGGAAAAGTTTCGGCTATCTGGACAGAATCTATTCGCCATGGGATTTTGGCATACTGGGATAAGGAAAACTAAAATGAATATGACGTTAAGCATGCTCTTCGAGATGGCAGTTCAAAAGTGGGCAGGCGAGGAAAAGGACATTACCGCCGAGGACTTAAAGAAAACGCCCCTTAATCCACCAGA TGTTATTGGCCACTTGACCGTTTTGATCAACGAGAAAAGTAATGCTGTGGGTTGTggcttagtttcatataatcTGGGTGAAATCAGGCGATACAATCTGGCCTGTAACTACGCTTATACAAATGTTATTGGCGAGCGTGTTTATGAAGAATGCGCCAAGGCAGGCAGTGAGTGCCCAAAGGAAATTGACTTAAAGTATCCACCGCTGTGTGCTAAAATACAATGA
- the LOC117146965 gene encoding DNA N6-methyl adenine demethylase → MDSSSEQLNGSGALNFKRPKDSSENATNSHTNNGNSSGSPKMGSRRIFTPHFKLQVLESYRNDNDCKGNQRATARKYNIHRRQIQKWLQCESNLRSSVANNQQQQQQQQQQQQQQQQQQLLPQQSVSPTPAVKVFHQLSHPLVHQLHHHHAAAVGHHHHHAAHHHAAHHHHAAAAAAAAAAAAAAAAAHHHAAHHLLAANGMVPHPLAAHPHLHVPVAMHPQMQHQKEQQQQQLQQEQQQQDQQQSQQETPATIATNGSNQGSSNVLSAAKIAAVVAAAMATSNGNPTPTATIPASSSNTLPSSNNSSCHNSSSSSSNSCNSNQVPIQVPILSGSPGSTSSASHIPHVPYAYHHHLHGYLENRLEAVATPGPMDLSLGSSARRQMQLNEKDPSGVDLTFRKRKVITSPMQPDKISKLEEVIKKEPETETENEDVEVDVETEQPEEHKLPSKQVKLFKPYLLDDDEEQDHHHHHHRQEDLDEGAAEEEQDDEEESRYADDDEVDPKEAADKKQRRLKKKSSAINEQREPIIWSNHPYPGGCVSPGSSITSSFQCPTNMQQQQTFPVAGGSPNQQFQDNCSSSKATTPLSPFSAPALSPTGFCCPKGSPVSGYESSSSTYSDSGSNYSLNLQLHAVYNDNLMYMQQQQQQQQHHLQHQQHLQRWLDQESLATARTSSVNRPLILVADTAPTNLTLVA, encoded by the coding sequence ATGGATAGCAGCAGCGAACAGTTGAACGGATCGGGAGCTTTGAATTTCAAGCGGCCCAAGGATTCTTCGGAGAATGCCACAAACAGCCACACAAATAATGGCAATTCTTCGGGCAGCCCCAAAATGGGAAGTCGTCGGATTTTCACGCCCCACTTCAAGCTGCAAGTCCTCGAATCATACAGGAATGATAATGATTGCAAGGGCAATCAACGGGCCACGGCCAGGAAATACAACATTCACCGCCGGCAAATCCAAAAATGGTTGCAGTGCGAGTCAAATTTGCGATCATCGGTAGCCAAcaatcagcaacagcagcagcagcagcaacagcagcagcaacaacagcagcagcagcaactactCCCACAGCAATCGGTATCGCCGACACCGGCGGTCAAGGTGTTCCATCAGCTGAGCCATCCGCTGGTGCACCAGTTGCATCACCATCATGCCGCGGCGGTgggtcatcatcatcatcatgccGCCCACCATCATGCCGCCCATCACCATcacgctgcagcagcagcggcggcagcagcagcggcagcagcagcagcagcagcccacCATCATGCCGCCCACCATTTGCTGGCGGCCAATGGCATGGTTCCACACCCCCTGGCCGCCCATCCCCACTTGCATGTCCCGGTGGCAATGCATCCTCAAATGCAGCAtcagaaggagcagcagcagcagcagttgcagcaggagcagcagcaacaggatCAGCAGCAGTCACAGCAGGAGACACCTGCAACCATTGCCACAAATGGCAGCAATCAGGGATCCTCGAATGTTCTTTCGGCGGCCAAAATAgccgctgttgttgccgcCGCCATGGCCACCAGCAATGGCAATCCCACACCGACAGCAACAATCcccgccagcagcagcaacacattGCCGAGCAGCAATAACAGTAGTtgccacaacagcagcagcagcagcagcaatagctgcaacagcaaccaAGTGCCAATACAAGTGCCAATCCTGAGCGGATCCCCGGGATCCACATCGTCAGCCAGTCACATTCCACATGTGCCCTATGCCTACCATCACCATCTGCATGGCTATCTGGAGAATCGACTGGAGGCAGTTGCCACACCAGGCCCCATGGACCTCTCCCTCGGATCCTCTGCCCGCCGTCAAATGCAGTTGAACGAAAAGGATCCATCTGGTGTGGATCTCACCTTCCGCAAACGTAAGGTCATCACTAGTCCGATGCAGCCGGATAAGATTAGTAAGCTGGAGGAGGTGATTAAGAAGGAGCCCGAGACGGAAACGGAGAACGAGGATGTGGAGGTGGACGTGGAGACGGAGCAGCCCGAGGAGCACAAGCTGCCCTCCAAACAGGTCAAGCTATTCAAGCCCTATTTGCTGGACGATGATGAGGAGCaggatcatcatcatcatcaccatcggCAAGAGGATTTGGATGAGGGAGCTgccgaggaggagcaggacgaCGAGGAAGAGTCCCGCTATGCCGACGATGATGAGGTGGACCCCAAGGAGGCGGCCGATAAGAAACAGCGTCGCCTTAAGAAAAAGTCATCGGCAATCAACGAACAAAGGGAGCCCATCATCTGGAGCAACCATCCGTATCCCGGTGGTTGTGTATCGCCCGGCAGCTCGATCACCAGCAGCTTTCAGTGCCCCACCAatatgcaacagcagcagacaTTTCCCGTCGCCGGCGGGAGTCCTAATCAGCAATTTCAGGACAACTGCAGCTCCAGCAAAGCCACCACGCCCCTCAGCCCATTCTCGGCGCCCGCCCTCTCGCCCACCGGCTTCTGTTGCCCCAAAGGATCGCCCGTTTCCGGTTACGAGAGCAGCTCATCCACCTACAGCGACAGCGGCAGCAACTACAGCCTCAATCTCCAGCTGCATGCCGTCTACAACGACAATCTGATGtacatgcaacagcagcagcagcaacagcagcatcacctgcaacatcagcagcacctGCAGCGCTGGCTGGATCAGGAGTCCTTGGCCACTGCGAGGACATCATCCGTCAACCGACCCCTGATCCTCGTGGCCGATACTGCGCCCACAAACCTGACCCTGGTGGCCtaa
- the LOC117146966 gene encoding uncharacterized protein LOC117146966, translating into MDVEIPVLAGYLNVPTQTGFSLNRISKKKACSRYCLLFKASRHGIARLEMCESKEDRNPKIFTLENCVKITQEPPPERLIHIVKRQATLTLSTSSEEELKDWITALQTVAFCDTSPSGGIGAIEEDNDLYCSSFDGLFIITLIPSEASIRCCIEPKTYMLQMTPTELQLKSEDLGATIAMWPYRFIRKYGYRDGKFTFEAGRKCTTGEGVFTLDHTNPQEVFRCMSAKMKSMKKLISGDSLSTLECGENQFSAAAGMEPGSRSPLPPSPSSNPHGGEFEINSTQSCISLRGFISSNDSLNNFSAGGGGASGGTATGGGGGGVLGSTGGITLSVPANSNSNSSSKHIPNKPPRKSPTTHCDKYRNIVKYEPVAITTISSPSATSDVNSSVILKPLEGESISLPETAPDLPPDLPLRNESASKAPPPERDYECIENITEAWRTRGVGDVRHSERMPILCDTSEFVRQRSVSKATCGTQNTPKIIDIDIGEGCTSATSISESNYDRLDFLSPNNKTSSGYKTIVNVTPGNRIRCSPPPPNEYELIASPDTESFRKADDSHRGYGVLRKASSTTNNNNLGISNSNISGGSSTITTATANNKGNLEAAAIDHRSYNGLNYTMVSKPKRV; encoded by the exons ATGGATGTTGAAATACCTGTTTTGGCTGGATATCTTAATGTGCCGACCCAAACTGGATTTTCGCTAAATCGCATCTCGAAAAAG AAAGCATGCAGTCGCTACTGTTTGCTATTCAAGGCCAGTCGACATGGGATTGCCCGCCTGGAGATGTGCGAGAGCAAGGAGGACCGAAACCCCAAGATCTTCACCCTCGAGAACTGTGTGAAGATCACTCAGGAGCCGCCTCCCGAACGCCTCATCCACATCGTCAAGCGGCAGGCTACCCTCACACTGAGCACAAGTAGCGAGGAGGAGCTCAAGGACTGGATCACCGCCCTGCAAACGGTGGCCTTCTGTGACACCTCACCATCGGGGGGAATCGGGGCCATCGAGGAGGACAACGACCTCTACTGCAGCTCCTTT gacGGCTTGTTCATTATCACGTTGATTCCATCCGAGGCCTCCATTCGCTGCTGCATTGAACCTAAGACGTATATGCTCCAAATGACGCCCACTGAACTTCAGCTGAAATCGGAGGATTTGGGCGCCACAATCGCTATGTGGCCATATCGTTTCATTAGGAAGTACGGCTATCGCGATGGCAAGTTCACCTTTGAGGCGGGCAGAAAATGCACCACCGGCGAGGGCGTTTTCACCCTGGATCACACCAATCCGCAGGAGGTATTCCGCTGCATGTCCGCCAAGATGAAGTCGATGAAGAAACTGATTAGCGGAGATAGTCTGAGCACCTTGGAGTGCGGTGAGAATCAGTTTAGTGCGGCAGCTGGCATGGAGCCCGGCTCGCGAAGCCCCCTGCCACCATCTCCGTCGAGTAATCCCCACGGTGGAGAGTTCGAGATCAACTCGACGCAAAGTTGCATATCCCTGAGGGGCTTCATTAGCTCCAACGATTCTCTTAACAACTTCTCGGCGGGTGGAGGTGGAGCAAGTGGCGGCACAGCTacgggtggtggtggtggaggcgTTTTAGGAAGTACCGGAGGAATCACGCTATCCGTACCCGCaaatagcaatagcaacagcagcagtaaACACATTCCCAACAAACCGCCACGCAAAAGCCCGACAACCCATTGTGATAAATACAGGAACATTGTGAAATATGAGCCTGTGGCCATAACTACGATATCTTCGCCATCCGCCACCTCCGATGTGAACAGTTCAGTGATACTGAAACCCCTGGAAGGTGAATCGATATCCCTGCCGGAGACAGCACCCGACTTACCGCCCGACTTGCCGCTGAGAAATGAGAGCGCATCGAAAGCACCGCCTCCGGAGCGGGATTACGAGTGCATCGAAAACATCACAGAGGCGTGGCGCACAAGGGGCGTGGGCGATGTTAGGCACAGCGAACGTATGCCCATACTCTGCGATACCTCAGAATTTGTACGCCAGCGATCAGTATCGAAAGCCACCTGTGGCACCCAAAACACACCCAAGATCATAGACATCGACATCGGTGAGGGTTGCACAAGCGCCACATCCATTAGTGAATCCAATTACGATCGCTTGGACTTTCTATCGCCGAACAACAAGACATCGAGTGGCTATAAGACCATTGTGAATGTCACACCCGGTAATCGCATCCGATGCAGTCCACCGCCACCCAATGAATACGAATTGATCGCTAGTCCCGATACGGAGAGCTTCCGTAAAGCCGACGACAGTCATCGCGGCTACGGGGTGCTGCGAAAGGCTAGCAGCACTACGAACAACAATAATCTAGGAATCTCCAATAGCAATATCAGCGGCGGTAGTAGCACCATCACAACTGCCACGGCCAACAACAAAGGCAACCTCGAGGCGGCAGCCATTGATCATCGCAGCTACAATGGCCTCAACTACACAATGGTCAGCAAACCGAAGCGAGTGTAA
- the LOC117146972 gene encoding autophagy protein 5, with product MAHDREVLRMIWEGQIGICFQADRDEIVGIKPEPFYLMISRLSYLPLVTDKVRKYFSRYISAEHQDGAVWFDFNGTPLRLHYPIGVLYDLLHPEEDSTPWCLTIHFSKFPEDTLVKLNSKELLESHYMSCLKEADVLKHRGLVISAMQKKDHNQLWLGLVNEKFDQFWAVNRRLMEPYGDLESFKNIPLRIYTDDDFTYTQKLISPISVGGQKKSLADLMAELSTPVRKAVGCRTHGIDLHEETQLQWMSEHLSYPDNFLHLSVDYKDV from the exons ATGGCCCACGACCGCGAGGTGCTGCGAATGATCTGGGAGGGTCAGATAGGCATATGCTTCCAGGCGGATCGAGACGAGATCGTGGGCATCAAACCGGAGCCTTTCTATCTGATGATATCGCGACTCAGCTACTTGCCTTTGGTGACCGACAAG GTTCGCAAGTACTTCTCACGCTATATAAGCGCCGAACACCAGGACGGAGCTGTGTGGTTCGACTTCAATGGAACGCCCCTGCGCCTTCACTATCCAATTG GTGTCCTATACGATCTGCTGCATCCGGAGGAGGACAGCACGCCCTGGTGCCTCACCATTCACTTCTCCAAGTTCCCCGAGGACACGCTCGTCAAGCTCAACTCCAA GGAGCTGCTGGAATCGCACTACATGTCCTGCCTGAAGGAGGCAGATGTGCTTAAGCACCGCGGCCTGGTCATATCCGCTATGCAGAAGAAGGACCACAATCAGCTGTGGCTGGGATTGGTCAACGAAAAGTTCGATCAGTTCTGGGCCGTCAATCGGAGGCTAATGGAACCGTATGGCGATCTGGAGTCCTTCAAAAACATTCCCCTGCGAATCTACACAGACGAT GACTTCACGTACACCCAGAAACTGATTTCGCCGATCAGCGTGGGCGGACAAAAGAAGAGTTTGGCCGATTTAATGGCCGAATTATCGACACCTGTGCGCAAAGCGG TTGGATGTCGCACCCACGGCATCGATCTTCACGAGGAGACCCAACTCCAATGGATGTCCGAGCATCTGAGCTATCCCGACAACTTTTTGCATTTATCGGTGGACTACAAGGATGTTTAG